GAAAAAGTAATTGTACGCGATCGGTCTTCTGTGGTTTTATGCGACGACTGCCTGCGGATTTCAATCGGATTACCTGCGGAAAATGCAATCCTGCTGGAAAAATTAAAAAGCCTGACCAATTAATTTTTTGTAGTCGTCCATACTGGCTTCAATCACTTTTCTGGCTTCGCTAGCATCGTAAACTTCTGCAATTTCTACACTCGGTTTGGCTTGTCCCGGTAAATCTTTATAGGTTAAAAAGTAGTGTAAAATCCGGTCGCGCAATTTTTGTGGCAGGTCCGAAATGTTTTGGTAAGGACCATATACCGCATCGTCTTTCATAACAGCAATGATTTTATCATCCGCTTCTTCCTTGTCGATCATTCTGATTCCTCCAATGGGAATGGCCTGAATAATGATGGCACCGTGCATAATCGGACGCTCAGAAAAAACCAGAATGTCAATCGGATCTCCATCTCCCTTGATGTTTTTCTTGGATGTAGCCTGCATACATAAATCGGCCACTGCTGTTCCGCAATACGTTTTCGGAATGAATCCGTATAGAGCAGGGACTACATTTGAAAATTTTTGTGGACGATCCACTTTCAGGAATCCCGATTTTTTATCGATTTCATATTTCACGGTATCGGTAGGTACAATCTCAATAAAAGCATTGACCATATCCGGACTTTCTGCGTGCCAGTCGATGCCATGCCAGGGATGCAATTGAAAAGGTTGAAACATGCTGCTCATAGTGAAAGAAGTTGACCCGTTAAAAACAAGAGTGATAATAAAAAGGTACCTATTGCAATTCGTTTTAACTCCGGATCCAGTTGTTTGGGTTCTTTACAAGAGAATACAGTGAAAATATTTTTTATAAATAAGGGACTCACCAGTAGAAATAAAAATTGAAACCAGGATTCAAAACGCAGACTGGTCCAGGTAATAAAAAGTGAAGGTGCCAGCACCATGAGCTGTATATGATACCATTTGGCAGCATCAAATCCCATTTTTACCACCAGGGTGTTTTTTCCGGATGCTTTATCGTTAACATGATCCCTCATGTTATTCATGTTTAATACAGCAACACTCAACAATCCGATTCCGGAAGCAGGTAGAAAAATATCGAATTGTAATTCGGCGGTCATTAAAAAATGACTACCCGCAACGCCAACCCATCCGAAAAATAGAAATACAAACAAATCGCCCAATCCTGAATATCCATACGCTCTTTTTCCGATGGTATAAAATAAAGCCGCCGCAATAGAGGCAATACCCAATATCAAAAAGAAGAGAGCCATTCTCCACCCATAGGTTTGTGTTGCAATGTAAATCAGACTTAATCCGGAAATTAAACTGAAGACGATAAAAAGCAGAATAGCTCTGAACATCTGTTGCTGACTAATGCTTCCACTTTGCAAGGCGCGTTCAGGTCCTACACGTTGAGCGTTGTCGGTCCCTTTTACAAAATCGCCATAATCATTGGCCAGGTTGGAAAGGATTTGTAGGAATAGAGTGGTGGTAAGTGCCAGTATAAAAATGAAGGTATTCCAATGTCCGGACAAAAGCGCACATCCCGATCCTGTAATGATGGTACTAAATGATAGGGGGAGCGTTCGTAAGCGAAAAGCTTTTATCCAGTTTTTCATGAGGAGCAAAAATACAATTCGCAATGCCACGAGCAAACGCTTTTTTAGTTAGAGATTTCTATATTCTTCAATTATTTGATTCAAACATTTGATTTTCAGAATTAATTTTTGCAAATTGTAAAGCTATGTCCGATGTTTTCGGTAAATACGAATTAAAACGAACAATTTTCGATTTCCGTCCAGATGGAATTGTTCACGTTCGTTTCAGAGATTGGGAAACCATTACTCTCGATGATTATTTTGAAGGGATTGAACTGATGCAGTCGCTCGGTAAAACCGACAAGTATCTTTTTCTTTACGAGTCTGGAGAAAATTCCCTGGTAAGTGATGATTTAAGAAGGGCAGCCGCTAGTTCCGAAAACAATCAGTATACCATTGCAGATGCCTATGTGGTTCGATCGTTGGCTCAAAAAATAATCGGTAATTTTTACGTTCGCTTTAATAAACCGGTACGGCCAACTCGTATGTTCAATACGCTTGATGATGCCATTGCCTGGTTAAAGGAACTTCAGGCCAGGGAGCTCTGATCGGGGATATGAATTTCTACCAGGGTTCCATTGCTGGTGTCAAAGGCAATTTGTCCTTCTAATTGTTCCACCAAATCTTCTACCAAGCCAAGTCCGATCGAATTTCGTTTTTCATTTTTTGAATCGAAACCGGGACCATTGTCTTTGAATGCCAAATGAAATCCGGTGTTGTTTTTTTCGAATCGTACATTCAATATCCCGGGTTTTCCTGGTTTAAAGGCATACTTAAATGCATTGGTCACCACTTCGTTGGTGATGAGTCCAAAAGGAATGGCTTTTTTAATAGCAATAGGCACATGCTGAATATTCTTATCGATATTCACATGCATACCTACACCCATGGATCCGTTGAGGTGACTGAGTAAGTTCTCGAGGTAAACTCCAAAATCAATCTGTGCGTAATTTTTGGAAGTGTATAGTTGCTCATGGATATAGGCCATGGATAAAATTTTACTTCTTACTTCATCCAATAAGCCTTCATGAAATTCATCTTTCGCTTTGTATTTCTGAAGATTGATCAGGCTGCAAATAATCATCATATTATTTTTCACCCGGTGATTGATTTCATTGAGCAGGACTTCCTTCTCATGCAAGGCAATCTCCAATTGATGATGCAATTCATTTCTACGATGTGTCTCCATACAGAGTGAAAGCATTTGCGCAATACTAATGGCAAAACTTTGTTCTGAAATGGTCCATAACCGTTTTTCTCCCACATGCTCGAAACAAACCAGTCCTACCATTTCTCCTTCGATGCGGACAGGAATATCCATCATAGACTGGATACCCAGTGGCAAAATATAACTGTCTAATAATTCCTTGTTGAATGATGCAGAAACGGCATCGTCGCTCACAATTTTTTCTGCACCCGAAATATGTTTGAAATAATTGGGATATAATTCTACCGGCAACAATTGTCCTTTGCTAAAACCTTCAAGTCCTTTTTCAATGGAACCGATACAGGTAAGTGCTGTAAACTTCGGATCTATGGTCCACACATTCACGCGCGCCACTTGTAATCCCTCTGCCGCTTTTACCAGAATTTCATGAATGGCCACATCCAAATCGCCATGCCGGATAGCAGAACTTTTTGTTAATGATTCTATGATTCCGATATAATTCACCTGTGTGACTTTATAACAATTTAAATTATTCTCGGTTCAAATCCAAAAGCTTATCGATTACATCGCAGAAATTGTGACAAAAAAAATCCCGGTTCATTGCTGACCGGGATTTCATAGTTATTGCGGATATTATTTGCGGCTTTTGATGTCCACATAATCTCTCTTGGTATAACCAGTGTAGATCTGACGCGGACGACCGATTGGTTCTTTGTTTTCGCGCATTTCTTTCCACTGAGCAATCCAGCCCGGTAGACGTCCAATAGCGAACATAACCGTGAACATATCTACAGGAATTCCAAGTGCACGGTAAATGATACCGGAATAGAAATCCACGTTTGGATAGAGGTTTCTTTCTTTGAAATATGGATCGTTCAATGCATGTTCCTCGAGTTTCTTCGCGATTTCGAGAACCGGATCGTTGATGCCAAGTTTGTTCAATACATCGTCGCACGCTTTTTTGATGATGCGGGCACGCGGATCGAAGTTTTTGTAAACGCGGTGACCAAATCCCATTAAGCGGAACGGATCGTTTTTGTCTTTTGCTTTAGCAACCCATTTGTCAACGTTACCGCCATCCTGACGAATCGCTTCCAACATTTCAATTACTTCCTGGTTTGCACCACCGTGAAGTGGTCCCCACAATGCATCGATACCTGCAGAAATTGCAGAATATAAATTTGCTTGCGAAGATCCTACAATACGAACGGTAGAAGTAGAACAGTTTTGTTCGTGGTCGGCATGTAAAATCAACAATACATCCAATGCACGTGCAACAACCGGATCAGGAGTGTAGTCCAGCGTTGGCATGGAATACATCATGTGCAGGAAGTTTTCGGTGTAGGAATATTTGTTTAATGGATAAACCACCGGGTGACCAATTGAATTTTTATAAGCCCACGCAGCAAGTGTTGGCATTTTTGCAAGTGCACGGTAAATGGTGAGCATTACTTTTTCATTGGACCTGTTTGGATCTAATGAGTTGGGATAGAAAGTAGATAGTGATGACATCAATGAAGCAAGAATTCCCATTGGATGTGCTCCGGATGGATACGCTTCATAAAAACGTTTCATGTCTTCATGCACCAATGTGTGATTGGTGATGTTATCGTTGAATTGTTTGAGTTGTTCAGCAGTTGGAAGTTCACCAAAAATCAACAAATAAGCGACTTCTACAAATGAAGATTTTTCAGCAAGTTGCTCAATGGGATAACCGCGGTAATGCAATACTCCATTTTCACCATCAAGGAACGTGATGGCACTTTTTGTTGCACCGGTGTTTTTGTACCCGGTGTCCAGTGTAATGTACCCGGTTTCATCACGAAGTTTAGTGATGTCGATGGCTTTCTCTCCTTCTGTTCCTTCAATTACCGGCAGTTCGTACTCTTTGCCGTCAAGGATAATTTTTGCTGTCTTGCTCATGGATTGGTGATTTTGCTGTTTTTTGGTCACTATAATCGCCTAAAAATAATAAAAGAAGACATCAAAAAGCGGAAAGGAGAAAAAAAATATTGAACGGTAAAAAGGAAGGGATGGGCAAAAAAAAATGCCGCTGGTTGAACAATCAAAATCAGAGAGGTCATGTTCAATTTGCCATCGGCATTTTTCGCAAGCAGGGTCGCAGTGCGACTCAAAACTTGTTGACCGGTTAAGGTCTCGTATGTTTTATCCGGTGGGAAATATGCGCCACCTGGAACTTGAGTTTTTGTCCGGGCGGCTTCGAAGCAGAATGCTTCTCAAGGGTGTTCGCTTTTCCAAATCTAAACAGATTTTGCTAAATAAAAAAAGGGTAGCGGGGAATTTGGTTGATAAACCCTAAAAGGAGAATCTAAGGGCTTGAAACTTAGAAATTAAAATGTTGAAATTATTTTTTATATACATCTGTATCAATCTGGCAGATAATCAACAGATAAGGACAGATATTCATTGTTAACAATTTGAAAGGTGCATCATTCTTCTGCTGGCCTTCCGAATGTTATCTTTGCGCCCATGCATGAAATGATCCTCATCCTCGACTTTGGGTCGCAATACACCCAGCTGATTGCCCGCCGTCTCCGCGAAATGAATGTTTACTGCGAGATCCACCCCTTTAATAAAATTCCCGCTATCGATCATCACCTGAAAGGTGTTGTATTATCGGGAAGTCCTTTTTCAGTTCACGATCCCAATCACCCGGTGCCTGAATTGAGCGATTTTATTGGTAAGGTGCCTGTGTTAGGTGTATGCTACGGAGCTCAGTTTCTGGCGCAGACCAATGGCGGTTTAGTAGAGCGTTCGCAGATTCGCGAATATGGAAGAGCAACTTTGAAATATGTGGATGAAAATTCGGCATTGACCAAGGGCATGAGCGAAAACTCGCAGGTGTGGATGTCGCACGGAGATACCATCACCAAAGTGCCGGAAGGATGTGAAATCATCGCTTCTACTTCCGACGTGAATGTGGCAGGTTATCAGTTTAAGGATAAACAAGTGTGGGGAATTCAGTTCCATCCGGAAGTGTATCACTCCACCGAAGGAATGATTTTACTCGGAAATTTCGTTAAGGATATTTGTGCTTGTTCAGGAAGCTGGACACCCGGTTCCTTCATCGATTCTACCGTTGAGGAATTAAAAAATAAAATCGGAAACGATGTGGTGATAATGGGCCTATCCGGAGGAGTAGATTCATCAGTTGCCGCTGTTTTATTGCATAAAGCAATTGGGAAAAATCTCCATTGCATTTTTGTAGATAATGGATTGTTGCGTAAAAACGAATTCAATGAAGTTTTAGAAAGCTATAAGCACATGGGACTCAACGTTACCGGTGTGGATGCCAGAGATCGTTTTTATTCGGCGTTAAAAGGACAAACCGATCCGGAACAAAAAAGAAAAACCATCGGTCGCGTTTTCGTTGAGGTATTTGATGACGAATCCAAAAAACACAGCGCAGCGAAATGGTTGGGACAAGGAACGATTTATCCGGACGTTATTGAATCGGTTTCCGTAAAAGGTCCGAGCGCTACCATTAAATCGCATCACAACGTGGGAGGATTACCCGATTATATGAAACTTTCGGTGGTGGAGCCTTTGCGTGCTTTGTTTAAAGACGAAGTTCGTCGCGTTGGAAAAGCATTGGAAATTGATCAGGCGATTTTGGGTCGACACCCATTCCCCGGTCCGGGATTAGGTATTCGTATTCTTGGTGATATTACGCCGGAGAAAGTGGCCATTTTGCAAGAAGTGGATCATATTTTTATTTCCGGTCTGAAAAAACATGGACTGTACGACCAGGTTTGGCAAGCAGGAGCAATTTTGTTGCCGGTTCAAAGTGTGGGTGTAATGGGGGATGAAAGAACCTATGAAAATGCAGTGGCTTTAAGGGCAGTAAGCAGTACAGATGGGATGACGGCCGACTGGGTTCATCTGCCTTATGAATTTTTGGCACACATTTCGAATGAGATCATCAACAAGGTAAAAGGTATTAACCGTGTAGTTTATGATATCAGTTCAAAACCACCTGCAACAATAGAATGGGAATAAAAAGAAATATACTTGGTATAATGCTGTGTCTGGTCACCCTGGTGATGACCGGCTCATCTGCTTTTGCTCAGCCTTCCGGTGCAAAAAAAGAAGTTATTGATGGAAAGGAATACTACATCCATACCGTTGTTAAAGGTGAAACCATTTATGGTATTTCCAAAACCTACAAAACAACCCAGGATGCCATTTTAAAAGCCAATCCGGGAAGTGAAAAAGGATTGAGTATTGGTCAGCAATTGCGCATTCCTGTTGCTTCGGAAAAAACGGTTAAAGATGGAGGAAAAGATAACTCCAAAGATCAATCGGAGATTGATAAGAAATTTAATCAGTACATGGCCGATGGCGATAAGGCGATGAGTGCAAAAGATTATGCCAAGGCTTTACAATTTTATAAATCGGCCAAAGATTTAAAACCGGAATCGCCCACTGCTTTTGCTGCGTATAAAAAAGCGGATGAGGCACTGGCTGCGCAACAGAAGGAGCAAAAAAATGGTGCTCCAGTTGCAACCAAAGAATACAAGGTTGAAAAGGGAGAAACCATTTATGGTATTTCCAGGAAACTGAAAATATCGCAGGAAAAAATACTGGAATTAAATCCCGATGCCATT
The Flavobacteriales bacterium genome window above contains:
- a CDS encoding 1,4-dihydroxy-2-naphthoate polyprenyltransferase yields the protein MKNWIKAFRLRTLPLSFSTIITGSGCALLSGHWNTFIFILALTTTLFLQILSNLANDYGDFVKGTDNAQRVGPERALQSGSISQQQMFRAILLFIVFSLISGLSLIYIATQTYGWRMALFFLILGIASIAAALFYTIGKRAYGYSGLGDLFVFLFFGWVGVAGSHFLMTAELQFDIFLPASGIGLLSVAVLNMNNMRDHVNDKASGKNTLVVKMGFDAAKWYHIQLMVLAPSLFITWTSLRFESWFQFLFLLVSPLFIKNIFTVFSCKEPKQLDPELKRIAIGTFLLSLLFLTGQLLSL
- the guaA gene encoding glutamine-hydrolyzing GMP synthase, whose translation is MHEMILILDFGSQYTQLIARRLREMNVYCEIHPFNKIPAIDHHLKGVVLSGSPFSVHDPNHPVPELSDFIGKVPVLGVCYGAQFLAQTNGGLVERSQIREYGRATLKYVDENSALTKGMSENSQVWMSHGDTITKVPEGCEIIASTSDVNVAGYQFKDKQVWGIQFHPEVYHSTEGMILLGNFVKDICACSGSWTPGSFIDSTVEELKNKIGNDVVIMGLSGGVDSSVAAVLLHKAIGKNLHCIFVDNGLLRKNEFNEVLESYKHMGLNVTGVDARDRFYSALKGQTDPEQKRKTIGRVFVEVFDDESKKHSAAKWLGQGTIYPDVIESVSVKGPSATIKSHHNVGGLPDYMKLSVVEPLRALFKDEVRRVGKALEIDQAILGRHPFPGPGLGIRILGDITPEKVAILQEVDHIFISGLKKHGLYDQVWQAGAILLPVQSVGVMGDERTYENAVALRAVSSTDGMTADWVHLPYEFLAHISNEIINKVKGINRVVYDISSKPPATIEWE
- a CDS encoding GAF domain-containing protein, with product MNYIGIIESLTKSSAIRHGDLDVAIHEILVKAAEGLQVARVNVWTIDPKFTALTCIGSIEKGLEGFSKGQLLPVELYPNYFKHISGAEKIVSDDAVSASFNKELLDSYILPLGIQSMMDIPVRIEGEMVGLVCFEHVGEKRLWTISEQSFAISIAQMLSLCMETHRRNELHHQLEIALHEKEVLLNEINHRVKNNMMIICSLINLQKYKAKDEFHEGLLDEVRSKILSMAYIHEQLYTSKNYAQIDFGVYLENLLSHLNGSMGVGMHVNIDKNIQHVPIAIKKAIPFGLITNEVVTNAFKYAFKPGKPGILNVRFEKNNTGFHLAFKDNGPGFDSKNEKRNSIGLGLVEDLVEQLEGQIAFDTSNGTLVEIHIPDQSSLA
- a CDS encoding citrate synthase → MSKTAKIILDGKEYELPVIEGTEGEKAIDITKLRDETGYITLDTGYKNTGATKSAITFLDGENGVLHYRGYPIEQLAEKSSFVEVAYLLIFGELPTAEQLKQFNDNITNHTLVHEDMKRFYEAYPSGAHPMGILASLMSSLSTFYPNSLDPNRSNEKVMLTIYRALAKMPTLAAWAYKNSIGHPVVYPLNKYSYTENFLHMMYSMPTLDYTPDPVVARALDVLLILHADHEQNCSTSTVRIVGSSQANLYSAISAGIDALWGPLHGGANQEVIEMLEAIRQDGGNVDKWVAKAKDKNDPFRLMGFGHRVYKNFDPRARIIKKACDDVLNKLGINDPVLEIAKKLEEHALNDPYFKERNLYPNVDFYSGIIYRALGIPVDMFTVMFAIGRLPGWIAQWKEMRENKEPIGRPRQIYTGYTKRDYVDIKSRK
- a CDS encoding inorganic pyrophosphatase → MFQPFQLHPWHGIDWHAESPDMVNAFIEIVPTDTVKYEIDKKSGFLKVDRPQKFSNVVPALYGFIPKTYCGTAVADLCMQATSKKNIKGDGDPIDILVFSERPIMHGAIIIQAIPIGGIRMIDKEEADDKIIAVMKDDAVYGPYQNISDLPQKLRDRILHYFLTYKDLPGQAKPSVEIAEVYDASEARKVIEASMDDYKKLIGQAF